From a region of the Fimbriiglobus ruber genome:
- a CDS encoding two-component system sensor histidine kinase NtrB: MTPRDPATQQYLELAELAGGFIHEIKNHINTLSLNLQLLAEDFENPQTPRERKALDRVTKLSGECRRLVELSNDFLRFARVADLQRTPTVLADVVTRMVDFLAPTARIQGVEIDWYPTADLPLVSLDAEMFEKVLLNLMLNAEDAMPDGGTLTLQQRAEGSQVVLDVIDTGAGMDAALADRIFQPFVTTKPGGTGLGLATAQKIVLAHGGTIEVQSEPGRGTKFTIRLSAVRAE, translated from the coding sequence ATGACGCCTCGCGACCCCGCCACACAGCAGTATTTGGAACTGGCCGAATTGGCCGGCGGGTTTATTCACGAAATCAAGAACCACATCAATACTCTGTCGCTCAATCTGCAGCTCCTGGCCGAAGACTTTGAAAACCCGCAAACGCCACGCGAGCGTAAGGCCCTCGACCGCGTGACCAAGTTGTCCGGCGAGTGCCGGCGGCTCGTCGAGTTGTCGAACGACTTCCTCCGCTTCGCCCGGGTCGCCGATCTCCAGCGGACGCCGACTGTCTTGGCCGACGTCGTTACCCGCATGGTCGATTTCCTCGCCCCCACCGCCCGCATCCAGGGCGTCGAAATCGACTGGTACCCGACGGCTGACCTCCCCCTGGTCAGCCTCGACGCCGAGATGTTCGAAAAGGTGCTGCTCAACCTGATGCTAAACGCCGAAGACGCGATGCCGGACGGCGGCACTCTCACTCTCCAGCAGCGCGCGGAAGGCTCACAGGTCGTGTTAGATGTGATCGACACGGGAGCCGGTATGGACGCGGCTCTGGCCGACCGGATCTTTCAGCCGTTCGTCACCACCAAACCGGGCGGGACCGGTTTGGGATTGGCGACGGCACAGAAAATCGTTCTTGCGCACGGGGGCACCATTGAGGTGCAGAGTGAACCCGGCCGCGGGACCAAGTTCACGATCCGGTTGTCCGCAGTGCGGGCCGAGTAG
- the rsmH gene encoding 16S rRNA (cytosine(1402)-N(4))-methyltransferase RsmH, whose product MSEPKRRKRPFNRPRRKGQRSTAHGEHRPVLLAEVLTVLNPQPGQVVIDCTLGFAGHSVELLRRVGAAGTLVAIDLDPDNIPRAEPKLAEVGFPFKLHHGNFAGVPTFLAMEGIAGVDGLLADLGMSSMQVDDRERGFSFMRDGPLDMRMDRSRGKTAAVLLNTLPEEELAAAFRDLGDEPAAAAIAAAIVAQRAVQPIERTGELRELIDRAAPVDVVRGPGRPAARKQRLLPTTRVFQSLRILVNRELANLRQLLRVLPDLLNPGGTAAFISFHSGEDRIIKAAFRDGLRTGIYEAASDDPIRPSEQEKLDNPRARSAKLRWARKPAAS is encoded by the coding sequence ATGTCCGAGCCGAAACGCCGCAAGCGCCCGTTCAACCGCCCGCGCCGCAAGGGCCAGCGGTCGACCGCGCACGGGGAACACCGGCCGGTCCTGCTCGCCGAGGTGTTGACGGTCCTAAATCCGCAACCCGGGCAGGTCGTCATCGATTGCACCCTGGGCTTTGCCGGGCACTCGGTCGAGTTGCTCCGCCGGGTCGGAGCAGCCGGCACACTCGTCGCCATCGACCTCGACCCGGACAACATCCCCCGCGCGGAACCGAAACTCGCCGAAGTCGGGTTCCCGTTCAAATTGCACCACGGGAACTTCGCCGGGGTGCCGACGTTCCTCGCGATGGAAGGGATCGCCGGGGTCGACGGCTTGCTCGCCGACCTGGGAATGTCCAGCATGCAGGTGGACGACCGCGAGCGCGGGTTTTCGTTCATGCGCGACGGGCCGCTCGACATGCGCATGGACCGGTCGCGCGGGAAGACGGCCGCCGTCCTGCTCAACACGCTGCCGGAAGAAGAACTGGCCGCCGCATTCCGCGACCTCGGGGACGAACCGGCCGCTGCCGCCATCGCCGCGGCCATCGTGGCCCAGCGGGCCGTCCAGCCGATCGAGCGCACCGGCGAGTTGCGCGAGCTGATCGACCGCGCGGCCCCGGTGGATGTCGTCCGCGGCCCCGGCCGCCCCGCCGCCCGCAAGCAACGACTCCTGCCCACGACCCGCGTCTTCCAGTCGCTCCGCATCCTCGTGAACCGGGAACTCGCGAACCTGCGACAACTCCTCCGCGTGCTGCCCGACCTGCTCAACCCCGGCGGGACGGCCGCGTTCATCAGTTTCCACAGCGGGGAAGATCGGATCATCAAGGCCGCGTTCCGGGACGGGTTACGGACTGGGATCTACGAGGCCGCGTCCGACGACCCGATCCGGCCGAGCGAGCAGGAAAAGCTCGACAACCCCCGGGCACGGTCCGCGAAACTGCGGTGGGCGCGGAAGCCGGCCGCAAGTTGA
- a CDS encoding ComEC/Rec2 family competence protein: MSTTPPSPPTPADDADAPPRRPASPAWQEFARAPLVPVAIAVTIGLMADRYFGVTIEWGLAVACGGVVGWACLNRVRPMLAIVLLWAAFAGLGAAYHHAHRHSFDADDIGEFATPEPSLVRVRGVLTEDPITRLAPKTDALEPIRRPDRDAVELRVTGLGARDGGWVPASGLARLTVEREAGAKGQPPLVGLRAGDAVELVGMLTRPNGPSNPGERDYADYLLDQRTRAEIRVSDTTAGVVRTGTGDGSAAGWLSVLRRRATTALTDALPHHEATVAIALLLGDGSAMEREEWDAYVRTGVVHALAISGQHLAVLAGFIWVILRAAGVRRDRGAWVVLVVIVGYTILTGLRPSGVRSAAMVAAVCGGIVLRRPAGPANAFALGWLVVVALNPTDPFSLGSRLSFLSVFVLIWGVGRWLQPAPLSPLEQLIDASRPLWVKAVRAVGRAIFAAYAITVVLSAVNAPLLIADQNVVSPVGIVIGPVVVILTTVALLAGFLLMLFSSLGWVAVPFAVATQYSLAACTWVVQFADDLPAGANYVPGVSMWWLVGFYAGVAAVVLLGPAWRFRTVCALAAWVLVGVAAPSFRSGPTDELRVTFLAVGKGGCLVIETPDGRCLIYDVGTTSGPGVVRRVVAPYLWFRGVRRVDELFISHADTDHFNGVGELARRFPIGQVTLTPSFVDKPTAEVAAALEVFRKHHLVTRLAAVGDRFTAPGVEIETLHPPPVGPVGSENERSLVLLIRHEGHSILLTGDLEKAGASGLLAQTPRQADVLMAPHHGSRAALPRRLLDWSRPHLVVVSRGIPQGNTVKPTEGGPDRPIWDTHTSGAIILRSHPSGLVAEPFRGESMVVRRGR, from the coding sequence GTGAGTACCACCCCGCCCTCACCGCCAACCCCTGCAGACGATGCTGATGCCCCGCCGCGCCGCCCGGCCTCGCCAGCCTGGCAAGAGTTCGCGCGGGCTCCGTTGGTGCCGGTGGCCATCGCGGTGACGATCGGCCTGATGGCAGACCGGTATTTCGGCGTCACGATCGAATGGGGGCTGGCGGTCGCGTGCGGTGGTGTGGTCGGGTGGGCATGTCTCAACCGCGTGCGGCCGATGCTCGCGATCGTGCTCTTGTGGGCCGCGTTCGCCGGGTTGGGGGCTGCCTACCACCACGCCCACCGGCACTCGTTCGACGCCGACGATATCGGCGAATTCGCCACACCCGAGCCATCCCTGGTGCGCGTCCGCGGCGTGTTGACCGAAGACCCGATCACACGGCTCGCACCGAAAACCGATGCGCTCGAACCGATCCGGCGGCCCGACCGGGACGCCGTCGAATTACGCGTGACCGGCCTCGGCGCGCGGGACGGCGGCTGGGTGCCGGCGTCCGGGCTGGCTCGTCTCACGGTTGAACGCGAGGCCGGAGCCAAGGGTCAGCCGCCGCTCGTCGGGCTCCGTGCGGGCGACGCGGTCGAACTCGTCGGGATGCTCACCCGGCCGAATGGCCCCTCGAACCCCGGCGAACGCGACTACGCCGACTACCTTCTCGACCAACGCACCAGGGCTGAGATCCGCGTCAGTGACACGACCGCCGGTGTAGTGCGTACCGGGACGGGCGACGGCTCGGCCGCCGGCTGGCTCTCCGTCTTGCGCCGCCGCGCGACGACCGCCCTGACCGACGCGCTCCCCCACCACGAGGCGACAGTCGCGATCGCCCTGCTCCTGGGCGACGGGTCGGCCATGGAGCGGGAGGAGTGGGACGCCTACGTCCGGACCGGCGTCGTCCACGCGCTGGCGATTTCGGGCCAGCACCTCGCCGTCCTCGCCGGGTTCATCTGGGTGATCCTCCGCGCGGCCGGCGTCCGCCGGGATCGCGGGGCGTGGGTCGTGCTGGTCGTCATCGTCGGGTACACGATCCTGACGGGCTTACGGCCGTCGGGCGTCCGGTCCGCCGCGATGGTCGCGGCCGTCTGCGGCGGCATCGTTCTGCGGCGTCCGGCAGGGCCGGCGAACGCATTCGCCCTCGGCTGGCTCGTGGTCGTCGCACTCAACCCGACCGACCCGTTCTCGCTCGGGTCGCGCTTGTCTTTCCTCTCGGTGTTCGTGTTGATCTGGGGCGTTGGAAGATGGCTCCAGCCCGCGCCGCTTTCTCCACTCGAACAACTCATCGACGCGTCACGGCCACTGTGGGTCAAGGCTGTGCGGGCGGTCGGCCGGGCAATCTTCGCCGCTTACGCTATCACGGTGGTCCTGAGCGCAGTCAACGCGCCGCTACTGATCGCGGATCAGAACGTCGTTTCGCCGGTCGGCATCGTCATCGGCCCGGTGGTTGTCATCCTCACGACGGTTGCCCTGCTGGCTGGGTTCCTCCTCATGCTCTTCTCGTCGCTCGGCTGGGTCGCCGTCCCGTTCGCGGTCGCCACCCAGTATTCACTGGCGGCGTGTACGTGGGTCGTTCAATTCGCGGACGACTTGCCGGCGGGGGCGAATTACGTCCCGGGCGTCTCGATGTGGTGGCTGGTCGGGTTCTACGCGGGTGTCGCGGCGGTGGTGTTACTCGGCCCGGCGTGGCGGTTCCGCACGGTGTGCGCGTTGGCAGCGTGGGTGCTGGTCGGCGTGGCGGCGCCGTCATTCCGAAGCGGCCCCACGGACGAACTGCGCGTCACCTTCCTGGCCGTCGGCAAGGGCGGGTGCTTGGTGATCGAGACCCCGGACGGCCGCTGCCTGATCTATGACGTGGGCACGACCTCGGGCCCGGGCGTGGTCCGCCGCGTGGTCGCACCCTATCTCTGGTTCCGTGGCGTCCGCCGTGTTGACGAGTTGTTTATTTCCCACGCCGACACCGATCACTTCAACGGCGTCGGTGAGTTGGCCCGCCGCTTCCCGATCGGCCAAGTGACCCTGACGCCGTCGTTCGTCGACAAGCCAACGGCGGAAGTGGCCGCCGCTCTGGAGGTGTTTCGCAAGCACCATTTGGTCACGCGTCTGGCCGCGGTCGGCGACCGATTCACAGCACCCGGCGTCGAGATCGAGACTCTTCACCCGCCTCCCGTCGGGCCTGTGGGTTCGGAGAACGAGCGTAGCCTGGTACTCCTGATTCGCCATGAGGGGCACTCGATCCTGCTGACCGGCGACCTGGAGAAGGCGGGCGCGAGCGGGTTGCTGGCACAAACCCCACGGCAAGCCGACGTGCTCATGGCTCCGCACCACGGCAGCCGGGCGGCGCTCCCGCGACGCCTGTTGGATTGGAGCCGACCGCACCTCGTCGTGGTCAGCCGCGGCATCCCGCAGGGGAACACAGTCAAGCCGACGGAAGGGGGCCCGGACAGGCCGATCTGGGACACGCATACGTCCGGGGCGATCATCCTTCGCAGCCATCCATCGGGGCTGGTAGCGGAGCCATTTCGCGGCGAAAGTATGGTCGTGCGACGGGGGCGGTGA
- a CDS encoding hemolysin family protein produces the protein MRLELLGLALIPVLIAVNGFFVSAEFALVSVRRTRVEELVNQGLPRARALMEAIDHLDRSVAAAQLGITLASLALGLASEPSLAYMIEPLFANVPGEWQGAVKHSVSVALTLAIITYLHVVFGEQMPKIAALQAAERIALWVAGPTNTFAKATGPLIRLMNGTSTLFLRWAGYRPMTQHEDAHSVDELRLLIEDTEEAGLIDSEAAGYVRNVFSLSNKKVRDIMVPWEKVMALELTTPSDQILQAVRDGAHTRMPVYQSVPSNIVGVVNTKDLFFLFSLRGIVNLDDAQYPAQFLDADDAVSNALRLFRKTKHPMAVVRDADKAVIGILTLEDVLEEIVGDIEDEQDDPNRRRALLAKTRRGFPGWPPRPGGRLGDRGSNPNPRTGPRG, from the coding sequence TTGCGCTTGGAACTACTCGGACTTGCCCTGATCCCGGTCCTCATCGCCGTGAACGGGTTCTTCGTGTCCGCCGAGTTCGCACTCGTCTCGGTCCGGCGGACGCGGGTCGAGGAACTCGTCAACCAGGGCTTACCGCGGGCGCGAGCCCTCATGGAAGCGATCGACCACCTGGACCGGAGCGTGGCCGCCGCCCAACTCGGGATCACGCTGGCCAGCCTGGCTCTCGGGTTGGCCAGCGAGCCGTCTCTAGCCTACATGATCGAGCCGCTGTTCGCCAACGTGCCCGGCGAGTGGCAGGGGGCGGTCAAGCACTCGGTCTCCGTGGCCCTCACCCTCGCCATCATCACGTACCTACATGTCGTGTTCGGCGAGCAGATGCCGAAGATCGCCGCGCTCCAGGCGGCCGAACGGATCGCCCTCTGGGTCGCGGGGCCGACGAACACGTTCGCCAAGGCGACCGGCCCGCTCATCCGACTGATGAATGGTACCAGTACCCTCTTCCTCCGGTGGGCTGGCTACCGGCCGATGACCCAGCACGAGGACGCCCACTCCGTGGACGAACTCCGCCTCCTCATCGAAGACACCGAAGAGGCGGGGCTGATCGACTCCGAGGCGGCCGGCTACGTGCGGAACGTCTTCTCGCTCTCGAATAAAAAAGTTCGCGACATCATGGTCCCCTGGGAAAAGGTGATGGCGCTCGAACTCACCACCCCGTCGGACCAGATCCTACAAGCGGTCCGAGACGGGGCGCACACCCGCATGCCGGTGTACCAAAGCGTGCCGAGCAACATCGTCGGGGTCGTGAACACGAAAGACCTCTTTTTCCTGTTCAGTCTCCGCGGGATTGTGAACCTCGACGACGCCCAATACCCGGCTCAGTTTTTGGACGCGGACGACGCCGTGTCGAACGCCCTCCGACTGTTCCGGAAGACCAAACATCCGATGGCGGTCGTCCGCGACGCGGACAAGGCCGTCATCGGTATTCTGACGCTCGAAGACGTGCTCGAAGAGATCGTCGGAGACATCGAAGACGAGCAGGACGACCCGAACCGCCGCCGGGCTCTATTGGCGAAAACCCGCCGGGGCTTCCCGGGGTGGCCGCCCCGCCCGGGGGGTCGTTTGGGCGACCGCGGATCGAACCCGAATCCCCGAACCGGCCCCCGCGGCTAA
- a CDS encoding S9 family peptidase — protein sequence MKALVLLAVAAAAVAYFAAETEAAEPSKKRPMAIDDLFKFKRIAEPQVSPNGKLVVYQVSTVDLEANKSSTALWLAATDGTAEPKPLTNPNGKSDRHPRWSPDGKKILFESTRSGSQQLWVIALDGGEAAKITEVSTGAGTGLWSPDGTHVAFVSAVYPEFSELPFAESDKKNKEKLEAVEKSPVKARVFTRLFFRHWDSYVEDKRQHLFVCKGDGADVRDVTPGDRDAYPTSSTFSVGDDFTFTPDGKHLIFTAVPMKGEAWSTNHDLCRVSIDSKSTAWEALTSDNKAADTSPRFSPDGKKLAWRVQKTPGYEADKWDIFAVDVKEDGTFSGKPKNLTASRDVSAHEFAWRSDYTVLLVADDGGATSLFLADHVGNVVDIVPPRQGQITGLSGSRDGIVWMYALARMDMPAEVAGIKFQYSNEQGKELLRILRLDGLSPQNHALLAELDRPRPESVEVPVEGGVKMQMWILKPPGFDPSKKWPVAYLIHGGPQGAWGDAWSFRWNPQLWAAQGYVVVLPNPRGSTGFGQKYVDEISGDWGGKCYRDLVAGVEYVEKLPYVDPERIGSAGGSFGGYMQDWFAVSDIAKKFKCLITHCSVWNFESMWGTTEELWFDEFEHGGLPWEVPGKYREFSPHIKAANLAKNKTPMLIIHNDLDFRCPIGQGHELFAALQRQGVPSRFVNFPDEGHWVLKPKNSQFWHKEVFAWLTKYVPPGGK from the coding sequence ATGAAGGCCCTAGTCCTGCTCGCCGTCGCCGCGGCGGCCGTGGCGTATTTCGCCGCCGAAACGGAAGCCGCCGAGCCGTCCAAGAAGCGCCCGATGGCGATCGACGACCTGTTCAAGTTCAAGCGCATCGCCGAACCCCAAGTCTCGCCGAACGGCAAACTCGTCGTCTACCAGGTGTCGACGGTCGACCTCGAAGCCAACAAATCGTCCACCGCACTCTGGCTCGCCGCCACCGACGGGACGGCCGAGCCGAAGCCGCTCACCAACCCGAACGGCAAGAGCGACCGCCACCCGCGCTGGTCGCCGGACGGCAAAAAGATCCTGTTCGAATCCACCCGGTCCGGGTCGCAGCAGCTCTGGGTCATCGCGCTGGACGGCGGCGAGGCGGCCAAGATTACCGAGGTCAGCACGGGCGCGGGGACCGGCCTCTGGTCGCCGGACGGCACGCACGTCGCATTCGTGTCCGCGGTTTACCCCGAGTTCTCTGAACTCCCGTTCGCGGAAAGCGACAAGAAGAACAAAGAAAAGCTCGAAGCGGTCGAGAAAAGTCCGGTCAAGGCCCGCGTCTTCACGCGGCTCTTTTTCCGGCACTGGGATTCTTACGTCGAGGACAAGCGACAACACCTGTTCGTCTGCAAGGGGGACGGGGCGGACGTCCGCGACGTGACCCCCGGCGACCGTGACGCGTACCCGACGAGCAGCACGTTCAGTGTCGGCGACGATTTCACCTTTACCCCGGACGGCAAACACCTGATCTTCACTGCCGTCCCGATGAAAGGTGAAGCCTGGAGTACGAACCACGACCTCTGCCGGGTGAGCATCGATAGCAAATCGACCGCTTGGGAGGCGTTGACCTCGGACAACAAAGCGGCGGATACGAGCCCGCGGTTCAGCCCGGACGGCAAGAAGCTGGCATGGCGGGTACAGAAGACGCCCGGGTACGAGGCGGATAAGTGGGACATTTTCGCCGTCGACGTCAAGGAAGACGGCACTTTTAGCGGGAAGCCGAAGAATTTGACCGCGTCTCGCGACGTCTCGGCTCACGAATTTGCGTGGCGTTCGGATTACACCGTCTTGCTTGTCGCGGACGATGGCGGGGCGACTTCCCTGTTTCTCGCCGATCACGTTGGGAATGTCGTTGACATTGTCCCACCTCGCCAGGGACAGATCACCGGGTTGAGCGGCAGTCGAGATGGAATCGTGTGGATGTATGCGCTCGCTCGGATGGACATGCCCGCGGAAGTCGCTGGCATCAAGTTCCAATACTCCAACGAGCAGGGAAAAGAATTGCTCCGCATCCTCCGTCTCGACGGCCTCAGCCCTCAAAATCACGCTCTCCTCGCCGAGTTGGACCGGCCGCGCCCTGAATCGGTCGAGGTGCCGGTCGAGGGCGGGGTGAAGATGCAGATGTGGATTCTCAAGCCGCCAGGCTTCGATCCTTCCAAAAAGTGGCCCGTTGCTTACCTGATCCACGGTGGTCCCCAAGGCGCATGGGGAGATGCCTGGTCGTTCCGCTGGAACCCGCAACTCTGGGCCGCCCAGGGGTATGTGGTCGTGCTGCCGAACCCGCGCGGGTCGACGGGGTTCGGTCAGAAGTATGTGGACGAAATCAGTGGTGACTGGGGCGGCAAATGCTACCGCGACCTCGTGGCCGGCGTCGAGTACGTGGAAAAACTCCCCTACGTGGATCCCGAGCGGATCGGGTCGGCCGGCGGGAGCTTCGGCGGGTACATGCAGGACTGGTTCGCGGTCAGCGACATCGCCAAAAAGTTCAAATGCCTGATTACGCACTGCTCGGTCTGGAATTTCGAAAGCATGTGGGGAACGACGGAAGAACTCTGGTTCGACGAGTTTGAACACGGCGGTCTGCCCTGGGAAGTGCCGGGCAAGTATCGCGAGTTCTCGCCGCACATCAAGGCCGCGAACCTCGCGAAGAACAAGACGCCGATGCTCATCATCCACAACGACTTGGACTTCCGCTGCCCGATCGGCCAGGGCCACGAGCTGTTCGCCGCCTTGCAGCGGCAGGGCGTGCCGTCCCGGTTCGTCAACTTCCCGGACGAGGGGCACTGGGTTCTCAAGCCGAAGAACAGCCAGTTCTGGCACAAGGAAGTATTCGCTTGGCTAACGAAATACGTTCCGCCGGGCGGGAAATAA
- a CDS encoding IS5 family transposase, with product MDVTVRKPYPTDLTDLQWEIIQVVLPAARPGGRPRSVDLREVLNAIVYVNRSGCQWSMLPHDFPAKSTVYEYFSQWRDDGTWQELLDVLREGYREVHAPSHERTPSAASIDSQSVKGTEHAGGNGYDAGKKIQGRKRSIVVDTLGLLMVVAVTAGHVDDAAAAPTVLESLDREAYPRLKVVWADGKYHNHTLNGWKDGHPELGWELVIVRRPDGVKGFTLLPKRWVVERTFGWLGRARRLSRNYERLNSSSESMIRVRSIQLILNRMDPQERYPPFKYRVASK from the coding sequence ATGGACGTGACCGTTCGCAAACCGTATCCGACCGATTTGACCGACCTCCAATGGGAGATCATCCAGGTCGTCCTGCCGGCCGCCCGACCCGGAGGACGCCCCCGGTCGGTGGACCTCCGGGAGGTGCTGAACGCGATCGTGTACGTGAACCGGTCGGGGTGTCAGTGGTCGATGCTCCCGCACGACTTCCCGGCCAAGAGTACGGTGTACGAGTACTTCTCCCAGTGGCGGGACGACGGTACCTGGCAAGAACTCCTGGATGTCCTCCGGGAGGGGTATCGGGAAGTCCACGCCCCGAGCCACGAGCGGACCCCGAGCGCCGCGAGCATCGACAGCCAGTCGGTCAAGGGGACCGAACACGCGGGCGGGAACGGGTACGACGCGGGCAAGAAAATCCAGGGCCGGAAGCGGTCGATCGTGGTCGATACGCTGGGCCTGTTGATGGTCGTGGCGGTGACCGCCGGGCACGTCGACGACGCGGCCGCGGCCCCGACCGTACTCGAATCGTTGGACCGGGAGGCGTACCCGCGGTTGAAGGTCGTGTGGGCCGACGGGAAGTATCACAACCATACCCTGAACGGGTGGAAGGACGGCCACCCGGAACTCGGATGGGAACTCGTCATCGTCCGCCGACCGGACGGGGTGAAGGGGTTCACCCTGTTACCCAAGCGGTGGGTCGTCGAGCGGACGTTCGGGTGGCTCGGGCGGGCCCGGCGGTTGAGTCGTAATTATGAGCGACTGAATAGTTCCAGCGAATCCATGATCCGTGTGCGGTCAATCCAGCTGATCCTCAATCGCATGGATCCACAAGAGCGTTATCCCCCGTTTAAATATAGAGTTGCATCAAAATAG
- a CDS encoding MBL fold metallo-hydrolase, whose product MKNQRKYLFPNVIELNLQAGRPLGVNIYLIDGGSEYVLLDIGQDDTLDEVIDLIRQLDFPLSKCKMVIATHADADHVQALAQARERLKTKTAAHPKAAALIESGEVVETYAQITAQNFSIPMPVCKIDVRLKDGDVIEVGNLKLTVWSTPGHTPGQLSFKLRNLLFSGDNIYKDTCVGVIDAHHGSNIPDYITSLKRILADDAEFLLPSHGPAFRKDPAVLQPAIDRLTKYQYMADFGTCAVSWPLQEQWEKDILAGKMPDL is encoded by the coding sequence ATGAAGAATCAACGAAAGTATCTGTTCCCGAACGTGATCGAACTGAACCTCCAGGCCGGCCGGCCACTGGGGGTAAACATCTACCTCATTGACGGCGGCTCCGAATACGTTTTGCTCGACATCGGGCAGGATGACACACTCGACGAAGTGATCGACCTCATTCGGCAGCTCGACTTCCCGCTCTCGAAATGCAAGATGGTGATCGCCACGCACGCGGACGCCGACCACGTCCAGGCACTGGCCCAAGCCCGCGAGCGGTTGAAGACCAAAACAGCAGCCCACCCAAAGGCGGCTGCCCTGATCGAGTCTGGCGAGGTGGTCGAGACCTACGCCCAGATTACGGCCCAAAATTTCAGCATTCCGATGCCGGTCTGCAAGATCGACGTTCGACTGAAGGACGGGGACGTGATTGAAGTCGGAAACCTGAAACTGACCGTATGGAGTACGCCCGGGCACACGCCCGGGCAGCTGAGCTTTAAATTGCGGAACCTGCTCTTCAGCGGCGACAACATTTACAAGGACACGTGCGTCGGCGTGATCGATGCCCACCACGGGTCGAACATTCCGGACTACATCACGTCTCTGAAACGCATTCTTGCGGACGACGCCGAGTTCCTACTTCCGAGCCACGGCCCCGCGTTCCGCAAAGACCCGGCTGTCCTGCAACCGGCGATCGACCGCCTGACCAAGTACCAGTACATGGCCGATTTCGGCACCTGCGCCGTGAGTTGGCCGCTTCAAGAACAATGGGAGAAGGACATCCTCGCCGGGAAAATGCCGGACCTGTAA
- the tyrS gene encoding tyrosine--tRNA ligase, with translation MSAFPPVEDQLAVILRGTAQAETVVELRKKLEKSQQTGKPLRVKYGIDPTGFDVHLGHTVPLRKLRQFQELGHTAVLIIGTATAAVGDPSGRDDSRKGLDTEQINANAKTYLTQIAKVVDVSRAEVRQNGEWFDEFGFTKMLRLLGQMTVQRMLERDDFSKRVKSGTPIYLHECLYPLMQGHDSVEIHADVELGGTEQLFNLMVGRDLQRTAGQAPQICMTMPILRGTDGEKKMGKTAGNYIGLNEAVKDQFGKTMRIPDELMREWFTLLTDRKTEEIDQILAGHPGEAKKLLASDIVTFYHGADVAAAARVSFDDQSRKIDPDQIDEVKIPAAELADGGVGAVKLVVLAGFAKSNSEARKKVEEGAFNYGPDRAKPVDWKAIVPVTDGLVLRLGRKIVRVRVGS, from the coding sequence ATGTCGGCTTTCCCTCCTGTTGAAGACCAGCTCGCCGTTATCCTGCGCGGAACCGCCCAGGCGGAGACGGTCGTGGAGCTGCGCAAAAAACTGGAAAAGAGCCAACAAACCGGGAAGCCGCTTCGGGTGAAGTACGGGATCGACCCGACCGGGTTCGACGTGCATTTGGGGCACACCGTCCCGCTGCGGAAACTCCGGCAGTTCCAGGAACTCGGGCACACGGCCGTCCTCATCATCGGCACCGCGACGGCCGCCGTGGGCGACCCGTCCGGCCGCGACGACTCGCGCAAAGGTTTAGATACCGAGCAGATCAACGCGAACGCGAAAACGTACCTGACGCAAATCGCCAAAGTAGTAGACGTCTCCCGGGCGGAAGTTCGGCAGAACGGCGAGTGGTTCGACGAGTTCGGTTTTACCAAGATGCTCCGCCTGCTCGGACAGATGACCGTGCAGCGGATGCTGGAGCGAGACGACTTCAGCAAGCGCGTGAAGTCCGGCACGCCGATCTACCTGCACGAATGCCTCTACCCGCTCATGCAGGGGCACGACAGCGTCGAAATCCACGCCGACGTGGAACTCGGCGGGACCGAGCAGCTCTTCAACCTGATGGTCGGCCGCGACCTCCAGCGGACAGCAGGGCAAGCGCCGCAGATCTGCATGACGATGCCGATCCTCCGCGGCACCGACGGCGAAAAGAAGATGGGCAAGACGGCCGGGAACTACATCGGGCTGAATGAGGCAGTGAAGGATCAGTTCGGCAAGACGATGCGGATTCCGGACGAGCTGATGCGCGAGTGGTTCACCCTGCTTACGGATCGCAAGACCGAGGAGATCGACCAGATCCTGGCCGGCCACCCCGGAGAGGCCAAGAAATTGCTCGCGTCCGACATCGTGACGTTCTACCACGGTGCCGACGTGGCTGCCGCGGCGCGGGTGAGTTTTGACGATCAATCGAGGAAGATAGACCCTGACCAGATCGATGAGGTGAAAATCCCGGCGGCTGAGCTGGCCGACGGCGGGGTTGGGGCAGTGAAATTGGTCGTTCTCGCCGGGTTCGCCAAAAGCAACAGCGAGGCGCGGAAAAAGGTTGAAGAAGGGGCGTTTAACTACGGTCCCGACCGCGCCAAACCGGTGGATTGGAAGGCCATTGTTCCTGTCACGGACGGGTTGGTACTCCGACTCGGCCGCAAGATCGTGCGGGTCCGCGTCGGGTCGTGA